A DNA window from Oceanispirochaeta sp. contains the following coding sequences:
- a CDS encoding manganese efflux pump MntP family protein, giving the protein MDDFRHNHCLLTAFLFGLFQALMPLAGWWGASFFSGSWLDVYGFWISFALLIIIGGKMIWESLHPDAVCPDPDEAFKLGNLLILAVATSIDALAVGISLSLLGSGIGVEALVIGVVTFGISYLGVHAGHRLSHIFGERMETVGGIVLILIAFTILLEQGRFF; this is encoded by the coding sequence ATGGATGATTTCAGACACAATCACTGCCTTCTCACAGCCTTCTTATTCGGACTATTTCAGGCACTGATGCCCCTGGCCGGCTGGTGGGGGGCCTCATTTTTTAGCGGTTCCTGGCTTGATGTCTATGGATTCTGGATCTCATTTGCCCTGCTGATCATCATCGGGGGGAAGATGATATGGGAAAGTCTGCATCCTGATGCTGTGTGCCCCGATCCGGATGAAGCCTTCAAACTGGGGAATCTCCTGATTCTGGCTGTGGCCACCAGTATCGATGCCCTGGCAGTCGGCATCAGTCTGTCCCTCCTGGGTTCGGGAATTGGTGTGGAGGCTCTGGTCATCGGAGTAGTCACCTTTGGAATATCCTATCTGGGAGTTCATGCCGGACACCGGCTGAGCCATATCTTTGGAGAACGAATGGAAACAGTGGGGGGAATAGTCCTCATTCTGATTGCCTTCACCATCCTTCTGGAACAGGGCCGGTTTTTTTAG
- the ribH gene encoding 6,7-dimethyl-8-ribityllumazine synthase — protein sequence MIREGHFTGEGLEFTLVVSRFNDIITSRLEEGAKDCLIRHGVPTGNIRTVRVPGAFEIPLAASWAVKEKPHAVICLGAVIRGGTPHFEYVSGEVSKGIALVSLESGIPVSFGVLTCDTLEQALERAGSKGGNKGWEAAISALEMASLRKSFQ from the coding sequence ATGATAAGGGAAGGCCATTTTACGGGAGAGGGACTGGAGTTTACCCTGGTTGTCAGCCGCTTCAATGACATCATCACATCCCGGTTGGAAGAGGGGGCGAAGGACTGCCTGATCCGCCACGGTGTTCCCACCGGGAATATCCGCACTGTCCGCGTCCCGGGAGCCTTTGAAATCCCCCTCGCCGCCTCCTGGGCGGTCAAAGAAAAACCCCATGCCGTCATCTGTCTGGGGGCCGTGATCAGAGGAGGAACACCCCATTTTGAATATGTCAGCGGGGAAGTCAGTAAGGGAATTGCTTTAGTTTCACTCGAGTCGGGGATTCCCGTCAGCTTTGGTGTTCTGACCTGCGATACCCTGGAGCAGGCTCTGGAACGGGCCGGCAGCAAGGGGGGGAATAAGGGCTGGGAGGCGGCCATCAGCGCCCTGGAGATGGCCTCCCTCCGGAAATCCTTTCAATAA
- a CDS encoding glycosyl transferase gives MKYGFFDDHNREYVITEPATPYPWINYLGSHDYFSLLSNTAGGYSFYRDARLRRLTRYRYNNVPVDTGGRYFYIKEGETLWNPGWKPAKTRLDSYECRHGMGYSRITGMKNKLEAETTFLVPADGSNVEMQKLVLRNTGTETKTFQLYSFMEFCLWNAWDDQTNFQRNFNTGEVEVHGPTIYHKTEYRERRNHYAWYHASETPQGFDTDRETFTGLYNSYENPDQVMQGTSGNSLASGWSPVASHRFDITLKAGEEKALVFLLGYTEVDPSHKWESPGRINRTPAEKMQKDYGSVAAFDKALAELKTHWQNLLSRFSVSTPDEKVNRMVNIWNQYQCTVTYNMARSASYFESGIGRGIGFRDTSQDMLGCVHQFPQRVKTRLLDVASTQFSDGSAYHQFQPLTKKGNADVGGNFNDDPLWLIMGISRYIKETGDFSILNEKVAFDDYPDVPETMAIHLERSFSFTQNNLGPHGLPLIGRADWNDCLNLNCFSENPDDSFQTTTNKKGDTAESLMIAGMFSYIGEEYAQLLEQTGKPEAAAEARAAVEKMNKAVEEAGWDGEWFLRAYDALGGKIGSKENRDGQIFIESQGFCSMARIGADKGWPRKALDSVEKKLATDHGIMMLQPAYKEYHLELGEISSYPPGYKENAGIFCHNNPWIMIGEAMEKRGDKVFDYYSRICPAFREDISDIHRTEPYAYSQMIAGRDAVNHGEAKNSWLTGTASWNFVVISQWILGLRPDWQGLEIDPCIPTDWPEFRATRTFRNNRYNIIVRNPEGLSSGVKSMTVNGDELQGTILPLKESSAEWNVVVTLG, from the coding sequence ATGAAATACGGATTTTTTGACGATCATAACAGGGAATATGTTATCACCGAACCTGCCACCCCCTACCCCTGGATCAACTACCTGGGAAGTCATGATTACTTTTCCCTCCTTTCAAATACAGCCGGTGGCTACAGTTTTTACAGGGATGCCCGCCTGCGCCGTCTGACCCGCTACCGCTATAACAATGTCCCCGTGGACACAGGGGGGCGTTATTTTTATATCAAAGAGGGAGAGACCCTCTGGAACCCGGGATGGAAACCCGCAAAGACCAGACTGGACAGCTACGAATGCCGCCATGGGATGGGATATTCCCGCATCACAGGAATGAAAAACAAACTGGAAGCGGAAACGACCTTTCTGGTCCCCGCCGACGGCAGTAACGTGGAAATGCAGAAACTGGTTCTTCGCAATACGGGAACAGAGACCAAAACATTCCAGCTCTACTCCTTTATGGAATTCTGCCTGTGGAATGCCTGGGACGACCAGACCAATTTCCAGAGGAACTTCAACACCGGAGAGGTAGAGGTTCACGGTCCCACCATCTATCATAAAACAGAATACAGAGAGAGAAGGAACCACTACGCCTGGTATCATGCCAGCGAAACGCCTCAGGGGTTCGATACAGACAGAGAGACTTTTACCGGACTCTACAACAGCTATGAGAACCCCGACCAGGTCATGCAGGGCACAAGCGGCAACAGCCTTGCCTCGGGATGGTCTCCCGTGGCCTCCCACCGTTTTGATATCACCCTGAAAGCAGGTGAAGAAAAAGCACTCGTCTTCCTTTTGGGATACACAGAAGTCGATCCTTCTCACAAATGGGAAAGCCCCGGAAGAATCAACCGGACCCCTGCCGAAAAGATGCAGAAAGACTACGGCAGCGTGGCGGCCTTTGATAAGGCTCTGGCAGAACTGAAGACCCACTGGCAGAACCTTCTGTCCCGGTTCAGTGTGTCCACACCGGATGAGAAGGTCAACCGCATGGTCAATATATGGAACCAGTATCAGTGTACGGTGACCTACAACATGGCCCGGAGTGCCTCCTATTTCGAGTCGGGAATCGGCCGGGGCATCGGCTTCAGAGACACCAGCCAGGATATGCTGGGCTGTGTCCACCAGTTCCCCCAGCGGGTTAAGACCAGACTCCTGGATGTGGCGTCCACCCAGTTTTCCGATGGAAGCGCCTATCATCAATTCCAACCCCTGACCAAGAAGGGAAATGCCGATGTGGGAGGCAATTTTAATGACGACCCCCTCTGGCTCATCATGGGCATCAGCCGGTATATCAAGGAGACCGGAGATTTTTCCATCCTGAATGAAAAAGTGGCTTTTGACGACTATCCGGATGTCCCCGAAACCATGGCTATCCATCTGGAGCGCTCCTTCTCCTTCACCCAGAATAACCTGGGTCCTCATGGGCTCCCTCTGATCGGCAGGGCCGACTGGAATGACTGTCTCAACCTCAACTGTTTTTCAGAAAACCCGGATGACTCCTTCCAGACCACGACAAACAAAAAAGGGGATACCGCCGAATCACTGATGATCGCCGGGATGTTCTCCTACATCGGTGAAGAGTATGCCCAGCTGCTGGAGCAGACGGGGAAACCCGAGGCCGCCGCAGAGGCGAGGGCGGCCGTGGAGAAGATGAATAAGGCCGTGGAAGAAGCCGGTTGGGATGGAGAATGGTTCCTGAGAGCCTATGATGCCCTGGGCGGAAAGATAGGCAGCAAGGAAAACAGAGACGGGCAGATCTTCATCGAGAGCCAGGGATTCTGTTCCATGGCCCGCATCGGTGCAGACAAGGGATGGCCCCGGAAGGCTCTGGATTCGGTCGAGAAAAAACTAGCCACCGATCACGGCATCATGATGCTCCAGCCGGCCTATAAGGAGTACCACCTGGAACTGGGAGAAATCTCCTCCTATCCCCCGGGATACAAGGAGAATGCGGGTATTTTCTGCCACAACAATCCCTGGATCATGATCGGCGAAGCCATGGAAAAGCGGGGTGACAAGGTTTTTGACTACTACAGCCGGATCTGTCCGGCTTTTCGGGAGGATATCAGCGATATCCACAGAACCGAACCCTATGCCTACTCCCAGATGATCGCCGGGAGGGACGCGGTGAATCACGGAGAAGCCAAAAACTCCTGGCTCACCGGAACGGCCTCCTGGAATTTTGTGGTCATCAGCCAGTGGATTCTGGGTCTCAGACCCGATTGGCAGGGTCTGGAAATTGATCCCTGCATCCCCACGGACTGGCCCGAATTCAGGGCCACCCGAACCTTCCGGAACAACCGGTACAACATCATTGTCCGGAACCCCGAAGGGCTGAGCTCAGGAGTCAAATCCATGACGGTCAACGGAGACGAGCTTCAGGGCACCATTCTGCCCCTGAAGGAATCCTCTGCCGAATGGAATGTGGTGGTGACCCTGGGATAG
- a CDS encoding ROK family transcriptional regulator has product MATQNQINNINMSRVLRFLWINRGCSRARMCRDLGLNKSTITKNVQILMDRGIAEEIKEGNSSPLGGRRPVSLGVRQDFCYILGMEIQTEFYHAVISNARGQIVFTRSNRLQKPDSSLLDHFLNALEELKPSMEEYKVSGIALGLPGVIDSNKGIICYSMAFGIQDPLSFARSAEEASGYPVFIENDANCCCWGDLAGQKASRVENSLFLLSEFRDVDVYSPGLQSLALGIGLVLGGQVHSGKDYSAGEFTSVLKERNGAGQFSTEPEELGDLRNNPEVVIRIVHEISRNISSLVNVLNLSRVVVGGVLCEFKTMVGEQLRVCINESWPYANPVECQIEFSELGESMVAYGATGYFLEQLFGLPELEDRKDRGWQFILSHPLLPDKNKL; this is encoded by the coding sequence ATGGCCACACAGAATCAAATCAACAATATAAACATGTCCCGGGTCCTTCGATTCCTCTGGATAAACCGGGGCTGCTCCCGGGCCCGGATGTGCCGGGATCTGGGACTCAACAAATCAACGATCACCAAGAACGTCCAGATCCTTATGGATAGAGGGATTGCAGAAGAAATTAAGGAAGGGAATTCCTCTCCTCTCGGGGGGCGCCGACCGGTTTCCCTGGGTGTCCGTCAGGATTTCTGTTATATCCTGGGGATGGAAATTCAGACCGAGTTCTACCATGCGGTCATCAGCAATGCCCGGGGGCAAATCGTTTTCACCAGATCCAACAGGCTTCAGAAGCCTGACTCCTCCCTTCTGGACCATTTTTTGAACGCCCTGGAAGAGTTAAAACCCTCTATGGAAGAGTACAAGGTTTCCGGAATTGCCCTGGGTCTTCCGGGAGTCATTGATTCAAATAAAGGAATCATATGCTACTCCATGGCCTTTGGTATTCAAGACCCACTTTCTTTTGCCCGGTCTGCCGAAGAGGCCTCGGGTTATCCCGTATTCATCGAAAATGATGCCAATTGCTGCTGCTGGGGAGATCTGGCCGGTCAAAAAGCCTCACGCGTAGAAAACAGTCTGTTCCTCCTTTCCGAGTTCCGGGATGTAGATGTCTACTCACCGGGACTGCAGAGCCTGGCTTTAGGGATCGGTCTGGTTCTGGGAGGGCAGGTGCACAGCGGCAAGGACTATTCGGCCGGTGAGTTTACCAGTGTTTTGAAAGAACGGAACGGGGCCGGACAGTTTTCAACGGAACCCGAAGAATTGGGAGATCTCCGGAACAACCCCGAAGTGGTCATCCGCATTGTCCATGAAATAAGCCGCAATATATCCAGTCTGGTGAATGTGCTGAATCTGTCCAGGGTTGTCGTCGGGGGGGTCCTTTGCGAGTTTAAGACCATGGTGGGTGAACAGCTGCGAGTGTGTATCAATGAATCCTGGCCCTATGCCAATCCGGTGGAATGTCAGATAGAGTTTTCCGAATTGGGAGAGAGTATGGTGGCCTACGGAGCCACCGGTTACTTTCTGGAACAGCTCTTCGGCCTGCCCGAACTCGAAGACAGGAAGGACCGGGGATGGCAGTTTATTCTCTCCCATCCATTGTTACCCGATAAGAATAAACTCTAA